A region of Allocoleopsis franciscana PCC 7113 DNA encodes the following proteins:
- a CDS encoding DUF3616 domain-containing protein, which yields MQKLSFAVEKELKHHGICDASGAIALDDNSFIVANDEDNFLRVYSADESGKPRTIIDINNYFPNNPEKEEVDIEAATELNGLIYWITSHGRNKKKKRKPLRHQFFANKITHPGQPILEQVGKSYTQLVFKDMFQDERLKNYVLEKAEELAPKEKGGLNIEGLTATPDGKLLIGFRNPIPRGKALILPLTNPLDLIQEKEDEVNAIFGNPIELDLGGLGIRSIEYWQVYQVYLIIAGAYDSSDEFALYWWSGNCQDTPEKIEAINLPSDFRPEAVLFYPNRKNQLQIISDDGAIIRADGKECKEIKDENHSEKYFRSLWITVSET from the coding sequence ATGCAAAAACTTAGCTTTGCCGTTGAAAAAGAACTAAAACATCATGGCATTTGTGATGCTTCTGGAGCTATTGCTTTAGACGACAATAGCTTTATCGTTGCCAATGATGAAGATAATTTTTTAAGAGTCTATTCGGCTGATGAGTCAGGTAAGCCGCGTACCATCATTGATATTAACAATTACTTTCCAAACAATCCTGAGAAAGAAGAAGTTGATATTGAAGCAGCAACAGAACTAAATGGACTCATTTACTGGATAACTTCTCACGGCAGAAATAAAAAGAAGAAGCGCAAACCATTACGTCATCAATTTTTTGCCAATAAAATCACTCATCCTGGTCAACCAATCTTAGAGCAAGTAGGAAAGTCTTACACCCAACTAGTTTTTAAGGATATGTTTCAAGATGAACGACTTAAAAACTATGTTCTTGAGAAAGCAGAAGAGTTAGCGCCTAAAGAAAAAGGTGGCTTAAATATTGAAGGATTAACCGCTACTCCAGATGGGAAATTATTAATTGGTTTCCGTAATCCTATCCCTAGAGGTAAGGCTTTAATTTTACCCTTAACGAATCCTCTCGACCTCATTCAGGAAAAGGAAGACGAAGTCAATGCCATTTTTGGCAACCCAATTGAACTTGATTTAGGAGGCTTGGGCATTCGGAGTATTGAATATTGGCAAGTTTATCAAGTCTATTTGATAATTGCTGGAGCTTACGATAGCAGCGATGAATTCGCTTTGTATTGGTGGTCAGGCAATTGCCAAGATACTCCCGAAAAAATTGAAGCAATTAATTTACCATCTGATTTTCGTCCAGAAGCGGTTTTATTTTATCCTAACCGAAAGAATCAACTGCAAATTATCAGCGATGATGGAGCAATCATCAGAGCTGATGGTAAGGAATGTAAAGAAATAAAGGATGAGAATCATTCCGAAAAATATTTCCGCAGTTTGTGGATTACTGTGAGTGAAACTTAA
- a CDS encoding DUF2272 domain-containing protein gives MATLKVKTDSLNLRRSPEIKSDNIITALPLAQEVEVVNGNPSARFWEVKTIINGSTLQGFASAAFLRQPVSAAKEALISAAVKEWLRFDQGDKLEFEDPQFKYVGEYWSKIGANHDGRDRDMFWSAAFISFVARVAGYNNFKFASAHSTYIHDAVKKRRSNTNSAPFWGFNVNEHKPQLGDLVCRWRGNNAISSMDSLPNGGFTSHCDIVVEIRDTEVRTLGGNVSNSVSITTYPLNGSGFLRATGRVFGILKNNF, from the coding sequence ATGGCAACACTAAAAGTTAAAACTGACAGTCTGAATCTGCGTAGATCTCCAGAAATCAAAAGTGATAATATCATCACCGCTTTACCACTTGCCCAGGAGGTAGAAGTTGTAAATGGCAATCCTTCAGCTAGATTTTGGGAAGTCAAAACTATAATTAATGGCTCGACTCTTCAAGGTTTTGCCAGTGCAGCTTTTTTACGTCAACCTGTAAGCGCAGCTAAAGAGGCATTAATTAGCGCTGCTGTAAAAGAATGGCTCCGATTCGATCAAGGGGATAAATTAGAATTTGAAGATCCTCAATTTAAATATGTGGGAGAGTATTGGTCAAAGATTGGAGCAAATCATGATGGAAGAGATCGAGATATGTTTTGGTCAGCAGCTTTTATTTCTTTTGTTGCTCGTGTTGCTGGTTATAACAATTTCAAATTTGCCTCCGCTCACTCTACATACATTCATGATGCAGTGAAAAAACGCAGATCAAATACAAACTCTGCTCCTTTTTGGGGATTTAATGTTAATGAACATAAGCCACAACTTGGCGATTTAGTATGTCGTTGGCGTGGTAATAACGCGATTTCTTCTATGGATTCATTACCTAATGGAGGATTTACCAGTCACTGTGACATTGTAGTGGAAATTCGGGATACAGAAGTTCGTACCCTAGGTGGTAACGTCAGTAACTCAGTTTCGATCACTACATATCCATTAAATGGTAGTGGTTTTTTGAGAGCGACTGGAAGAGTATTTGGCATACTCAAAAATAACTTTTAG
- a CDS encoding 3D domain-containing protein, with the protein MSDFRVISAELNLRSSGVVASNNIIAVLPQGQIVTRIGSESDSEKWWQVRAIVDGRTLNGFVSKSFLSTVLDQFNFPSPNSSALGKKLNLWATFYFIPLVNHDSTGIDLLDMSGNKLGVKLSDKDWCSAAVEGTVNVRTGTGETKTFNFAGTGAVEQVNCRPFFPSLATISKTNKTRFGLSKGIFGEGVNGLKLVPYRSIAVDRTEIAIGTVIYIPAARGVKVIVPSGESTFHDGYFFAADVGGAIKDNHIDVFLGVANKNPFPFVKSNESGTFDAFIVNDASITKELKNAHS; encoded by the coding sequence ATGAGTGATTTTAGAGTTATTTCAGCCGAATTAAATTTACGTTCATCTGGTGTAGTTGCTTCCAATAATATTATCGCAGTTCTACCCCAAGGGCAAATTGTTACCCGAATTGGTAGTGAATCAGATAGTGAAAAATGGTGGCAGGTAAGAGCTATTGTAGATGGACGCACTTTAAATGGATTCGTTAGTAAATCTTTTCTGTCTACTGTATTAGACCAATTTAATTTTCCCTCACCAAACAGCAGCGCCCTTGGTAAAAAACTAAATCTTTGGGCGACATTTTATTTTATTCCATTGGTTAATCATGATTCTACTGGCATTGATTTGCTAGACATGAGTGGCAATAAATTAGGCGTTAAACTATCAGATAAAGATTGGTGTAGTGCAGCAGTTGAAGGTACTGTTAATGTCCGTACCGGGACTGGCGAAACTAAAACATTTAATTTTGCAGGTACAGGTGCAGTAGAGCAAGTAAATTGCCGTCCTTTTTTCCCCAGTTTAGCCACAATCAGTAAGACAAATAAAACTCGATTTGGCTTATCTAAGGGTATTTTCGGAGAAGGGGTAAATGGATTAAAGTTAGTTCCCTATCGCAGCATTGCAGTCGATCGTACTGAAATTGCGATCGGTACAGTAATCTACATTCCAGCAGCTCGTGGAGTAAAAGTGATTGTACCGTCTGGGGAAAGTACATTTCATGATGGTTATTTTTTTGCCGCAGATGTTGGTGGAGCAATCAAAGATAACCATATTGATGTTTTCCTCGGGGTAGCAAACAAGAATCCTTTCCCTTTCGTCAAAAGTAATGAGAGTGGGACATTTGATGCCTTCATAGTAAATGACGCCTCCATTACCAAGGAACTCAAGAATGCTCATAGTTAA